The genomic interval CCGGATAACCGCAACAATAAAGGAAATTATAATCCAGACCAGAAGCCCGGGGCCAACAAAACGCTCCGGTGGTAATAAACACCCCCAACTTCTCTCCGGGGAATTGAACTTTCCCCAAGAAGTAAATCGTAAGAGAATCAGCAAACCGATTATCGATGGGAAAAATATAAATTGGTGATAATCGTTAGGAATCAGCTGACAGACAGCCAAAGGTGCAACTAACGACGCCGCGAGCAGCAGAAGCTGCACCTTATGGAACAGCAACATCAAAAATACAATCTGAAAAGGTGCAATATAAACGAGCCAGGCAAACTCTTTGTTTCCGGTGGAAACGAAATACAGAAACCCCGCCAAACAGACAGACTGCACTGTTACCAGAGGCAGTAATCCCTTGAAATCAATCTGCTTACTGGACACAGAGAAGATCATCTCAATCGGTTGAAAAATGATTTGAAGATTTCCAGATCCGCACCCTTGATTTCACGGAATACAAACAGCAGTATAATATATATCCAAAGTCCCGTAGATAGGCCCAGCAGAATATGTACTCGTGCAACAACTGCTGCTGCCACACCAGCGGGCAACAATGAAATAACTACTCGCAACAGGCTCTTTCCCACAAAACTCAGTCCTGCCCGGTAGCGATTGATTATTTGCCAGATAGCGAAGTAAAAAACTCCGCTGGCGAATTCAGCAGCAACAATAGCAATCGCTGCACCCAATGGACCCAACCGGCGAATAAGAATCAGATTGAGGAGCACATTGATCACCAGCGCGGATGCGGTTTGTACCGTCATCCAGCGTGCGCGCTGCGTCGCCATAAAATAATTGCTGAACACCGAGGTGAAACCAGTGGCAAAAGCCCACCATACCAGAATCCGCAGAACCATACCTGCTGATTGATAGTTGTTGCCGTAAATAAAAATAATTAACTGCTCAGCCAGAATCATCCCTAAAATAGCAACGGGCAATAGCATCACGATTATCCATCTTAGAGCGCGTGTCAATAACTGTTTCAATCTGGCAGTATCAGTTAAAAATGTACTGGAAAAAACCGGATAAAGAGCACTGGAAAAAGAAATCCCAAGGAAGTTCAATCCCGCTACCAGTCGGAATCCCGCATTATAAACCCCGACTGCTTTATCACCCGCAAGCTTGGCAAGCAAAGTCGACCCGTTCCAGTAATAAAAGAGCACAAATATGACACTGACGCCAATCGGTAATCCTTCGCGCAACAGTTCGCGCCATTTTTTAAAATTGAAACTCAGACTTATAGGGATAAATTTGCGCGTAAGGATAACTAATCCCGTAACAGTAGCAACCAGCCCTGCGCCGGCATATAACCAAGCGTAATGTGCCGAAACCGGTGGGAACCTCTTGAGGATCAGCACGCCGGTCAACAGTATCAGCCCCTGAATTACACGAATCAACGCCGTAAATTCCATCCGCTGAAACCCCTGAAAAATATTACAAAAATAGGCTACAAACGCAGTCTCAAGCACAAAGAGACTGCAGATATATACAATTGTCCGATTTTCCGGCGGATATCCTAAAATATTGACTGACACCCCGATCAATATCATTACCAGAAATGCTATTACCAACTTGATCGCCATTGCATTGCTTACCAATTCATCAACCGAGCGCTGCTTCCGGGCAATTTCGCGTGCCGCTACCGCACCCAATCCCAGATCGGTAAGTGCAGAAAACATTGTTGCGTACGCGAAGCCGAAGGAAAGTATCCCGTATCGTTCCACCCCAAGATGCCGAGCGGCAAGCACATAGAAAAAGAACATTAAAACTTTATTAGCGATATCTGCAATCGACAAAAAAAGGGTATTTAATGCTATTCGGCTATAACCTGACTCCGTCACTTCTTAGCTGTGCCGGCGGAGGGACTTTATGCGCAAAAACCCGGCGAGTGCAGACTTAAACTCTTGTCTCAGATTATACCATTTTTCGTATTCAGCAGGTTTGGCGTTCTGCAGAAATTGAAAATATTCATTAGCAAAGGCATAGAGCACACTTAAGCCAAAACTGAACAGAAATGCCGCAATCACCAGCCCCCCTCGACGTGGAAAACTATGACGCTGGGGAGGAACTGCATAATCAAGAACCGTTAACGTTGGTGCATCCCGCGCCTCCAGTACCTTGGCATACTCATATTGCTGGTAAAGCATGGCATAGGTTTCTTCCTGAATCCGATAATCACGGTAGCGACGGGCAAACTCCGCCCCGATTGAGGGCAGGTGACTGAAGTCAACGGCAAATCCGACCCCAAATCCCTGGCGTCCTCCCCCCTGCTCAAGTCTCCGTAACTGATCTAAAAATGCATTAACTTCACGCTGCAGATTGAGAAAATAGGGATTATCAGGACTGGCAATATCCCGCACGGCATCAAGCTCCGCCTGTTTCAGATATGCCTGTGATTTCAGGCGGGCATA from candidate division WOR-3 bacterium carries:
- a CDS encoding flippase translates to MSIADIANKVLMFFFYVLAARHLGVERYGILSFGFAYATMFSALTDLGLGAVAAREIARKQRSVDELVSNAMAIKLVIAFLVMILIGVSVNILGYPPENRTIVYICSLFVLETAFVAYFCNIFQGFQRMEFTALIRVIQGLILLTGVLILKRFPPVSAHYAWLYAGAGLVATVTGLVILTRKFIPISLSFNFKKWRELLREGLPIGVSVIFVLFYYWNGSTLLAKLAGDKAVGVYNAGFRLVAGLNFLGISFSSALYPVFSSTFLTDTARLKQLLTRALRWIIVMLLPVAILGMILAEQLIIFIYGNNYQSAGMVLRILVWWAFATGFTSVFSNYFMATQRARWMTVQTASALVINVLLNLILIRRLGPLGAAIAIVAAEFASGVFYFAIWQIINRYRAGLSFVGKSLLRVVISLLPAGVAAAVVARVHILLGLSTGLWIYIILLFVFREIKGADLEIFKSFFNRLR